A stretch of the Halorussus vallis genome encodes the following:
- a CDS encoding PepSY domain-containing protein, translating into MSRTTYAVGMGLLLIASAIVAGAGSAVAADSTARNAVEGAQDQETTTTTTAQTQGSLNLSQLNVTAYEAAVLAQNETNGTVLGVRLKTVNGTPGYEVLVANETGNVTGVVVNAEQAEVIETQQNIARLNQTIFQQQGVDVSNLTGAVETIQTAQQEVGDQFVPIEVSIEAQPGFLGQQITFVSPNATKSVVVDLSNNTVVAVSEEVPTRGADGANATTETAIGETTAAGETQTTTEMAMVDASAANAAQDDGNQGCCVGDDELTREFGEASNYVATTADDYGDAFADQDDGFFASDDEFDTADNYGAFAGNENEEDDGLFGGGEEEEEAEGGFLGEEDEDGWF; encoded by the coding sequence ATGAGCAGAACAACTTACGCGGTCGGAATGGGGCTACTGCTGATCGCCAGCGCGATAGTCGCGGGCGCTGGCTCGGCGGTGGCAGCAGACTCGACCGCTCGTAACGCGGTCGAAGGCGCACAGGACCAGGAAACTACCACCACCACTACGGCTCAGACCCAGGGCAGTCTGAACCTCTCACAGCTCAACGTGACGGCGTACGAGGCCGCCGTGCTCGCCCAGAACGAGACGAACGGCACGGTGCTCGGCGTCAGGCTCAAGACGGTCAACGGCACGCCTGGCTACGAAGTGCTCGTGGCCAACGAAACCGGGAACGTCACCGGCGTGGTCGTCAACGCCGAGCAGGCCGAGGTCATCGAGACTCAGCAGAACATCGCCCGGCTTAACCAGACCATCTTCCAGCAGCAGGGCGTCGACGTGAGCAACCTCACCGGCGCCGTCGAGACGATTCAGACGGCCCAGCAGGAAGTCGGCGACCAGTTCGTGCCGATAGAGGTCTCCATCGAGGCCCAACCCGGCTTCCTCGGCCAGCAGATCACGTTCGTCTCGCCGAACGCCACCAAGAGCGTCGTGGTCGACCTGAGCAACAACACGGTCGTCGCGGTGAGCGAGGAAGTCCCCACGCGGGGTGCGGACGGTGCGAACGCGACCACCGAAACCGCGATCGGCGAGACCACCGCCGCGGGTGAAACCCAGACCACCACCGAGATGGCGATGGTCGACGCGTCCGCCGCGAACGCGGCCCAGGACGACGGCAACCAGGGCTGCTGCGTCGGCGACGACGAACTCACCCGCGAGTTCGGCGAGGCCAGCAACTACGTCGCCACGACGGCCGACGACTACGGCGACGCGTTCGCTGACCAGGACGACGGCTTCTTCGCGTCGGACGACGAGTTCGACACGGCCGACAACTACGGCGCCTTCGCCGGCAACGAGAACGAGGAGGACGACGGCCTCTTCGGCGGCGGTGAAGAAGAGGAGGAAGCCGAAGGCGGCTTCCTCGGCGAAGAGGACGAGGACGGCTGGTTCTAA
- a CDS encoding outer membrane protein assembly factor BamB family protein, whose amino-acid sequence MRTRTLLAVVAVVLALGAVAAYGFVQTGSGGHLREAWVSDTARDMNGNHHAPAVAEIDGESWVFAPISGNRDTHECGLVALSGANGTTRWTYPIPPRNCTIHAVADPAVADLDGDGEVEVLAATTEKVVVAADPQTGEPVFRHNLTSYGYTQPLVEDFAPGGGREVIVADVKGRLFAIHANGTEAWNRSLGTTWANPALADFDADGEDELAVGSAPPGGGAVTLLEGDGTTAWRRTLDGSVGWLATGRVDVGSGASNSETRIVAATTDGDVVAYAGDGTRVWNHTFGRLAAVHAFGDGDGDGTAEVYAVDADGKLRALDAATGDVEWTTTLTTEDVQMTPPPALGDVDGDGSPELVAATNDGKVSVVDPTSGEVTATYRRDVPIFKYPVTADLDDDGDDEAVVTYGDGRVVALDYAE is encoded by the coding sequence ATGCGAACTCGGACGTTGCTCGCGGTCGTGGCGGTCGTCCTCGCGCTGGGCGCGGTCGCCGCCTACGGATTCGTCCAGACGGGGTCGGGCGGCCACCTCCGCGAGGCGTGGGTCAGCGACACGGCCCGCGACATGAACGGGAACCACCACGCGCCCGCGGTGGCCGAAATCGACGGGGAGTCGTGGGTGTTCGCGCCCATCAGCGGGAACCGCGACACCCACGAGTGCGGACTGGTCGCGCTCTCCGGCGCGAACGGGACGACGCGGTGGACCTACCCGATTCCGCCGCGCAACTGCACCATCCACGCGGTGGCAGACCCGGCCGTCGCCGACCTCGACGGCGACGGCGAGGTCGAGGTGCTGGCCGCCACGACCGAGAAGGTCGTCGTGGCCGCCGACCCGCAGACGGGCGAACCGGTCTTCCGGCACAATCTCACCTCCTACGGCTACACCCAACCGCTGGTCGAGGACTTCGCGCCGGGCGGCGGGCGCGAAGTCATCGTCGCCGACGTGAAGGGCCGACTGTTCGCGATTCACGCGAACGGCACCGAGGCGTGGAACCGCTCGCTCGGGACCACCTGGGCCAACCCGGCGCTGGCCGACTTCGACGCCGACGGCGAGGACGAACTCGCGGTCGGGTCGGCGCCGCCCGGCGGCGGCGCGGTCACGCTCCTCGAAGGCGACGGGACGACCGCCTGGCGGCGGACCCTCGACGGGTCGGTCGGTTGGCTGGCGACCGGACGGGTCGACGTAGGAAGCGGAGCGTCGAACTCCGAAACCCGTATCGTCGCCGCGACCACCGACGGCGACGTCGTGGCGTACGCGGGCGACGGGACTCGCGTCTGGAACCACACCTTCGGTCGGTTGGCCGCGGTCCACGCCTTCGGCGACGGGGACGGCGACGGGACCGCCGAGGTGTACGCCGTCGACGCCGACGGGAAACTCCGGGCGCTCGACGCCGCGACCGGCGACGTCGAGTGGACGACGACGCTGACGACCGAGGACGTCCAGATGACGCCGCCGCCCGCGCTCGGCGACGTCGACGGCGACGGGTCGCCCGAACTCGTCGCCGCCACCAACGACGGCAAGGTTTCGGTGGTCGACCCCACCTCCGGCGAGGTGACGGCGACCTACCGGCGCGACGTGCCGATATTCAAGTACCCGGTGACGGCCGACCTCGACGACGACGGCGACGACGAGGCGGTCGTGACGTACGGCGACGGCCGCGTGGTGGCGCTCGACTACGCCGAGTAG
- a CDS encoding YbjQ family protein produces MTEVTITTTDGLDGREVTEYLGVVSGEAVVGANVVSDIAAGIRDVVGGRSGSYEKKIETGRTEALEDLRAEAEDLGADAVVGASFDYEELAEGMLWVNISGTAVETKRR; encoded by the coding sequence ATGACGGAAGTCACCATCACGACCACGGACGGTCTCGACGGCCGGGAGGTAACGGAGTACCTCGGCGTCGTCTCGGGAGAGGCGGTCGTCGGCGCGAACGTCGTCAGCGACATCGCCGCCGGCATCAGGGACGTGGTCGGCGGTCGAAGCGGATCCTACGAGAAAAAGATCGAGACGGGGCGCACCGAGGCTCTCGAGGACCTCCGGGCGGAGGCCGAGGACCTCGGCGCCGACGCCGTCGTCGGCGCCTCGTTCGACTACGAGGAACTGGCCGAGGGCATGCTCTGGGTCAACATCTCGGGCACCGCGGTCGAGACGAAGCGCCGGTAG
- a CDS encoding Gfo/Idh/MocA family protein, which yields MSGRPKLKVGVIGGGYIGTTVGQLFNQDPRATVTALADVSEEVQHTAGEQLYVGEGSRYDDYQEMLDTEELDAVLVGTPHTFHHEHVTAALDRGLHVLCDKPLTTDLEEARDLAERAESGDEVLMVGYQRHLNPAFETARERFRDGGNPQFISAEITQDWIRRFEDTWRTDPDLSGGGNLYDTGSHLIDAVLWTTGLTPASVSAEMVFADEESRVDERAILTVEFENGADATISVHSDAPCVREHIHIWDEEGAVYLEGRQWEEREMSEIQADSTTVIPFIDRDDQRNKAETFVDCIERGEEPPATARDALAVTALTEAAYESARREERVPVGLDE from the coding sequence ATGTCAGGAAGACCCAAACTCAAGGTCGGCGTCATCGGTGGCGGCTACATCGGCACCACGGTCGGACAGCTATTCAATCAGGACCCGCGAGCGACGGTGACCGCGCTGGCCGACGTCAGCGAGGAGGTCCAGCACACGGCGGGCGAGCAGTTGTACGTCGGCGAGGGCTCCCGGTACGACGACTACCAGGAGATGCTCGACACGGAGGAACTCGACGCGGTGCTGGTCGGCACGCCCCACACGTTCCACCACGAGCACGTGACCGCGGCGCTCGACCGGGGCCTGCACGTCCTCTGCGACAAACCGCTGACGACCGACCTCGAAGAGGCCCGGGACCTCGCGGAACGCGCCGAGTCGGGCGACGAGGTGCTGATGGTCGGCTACCAGCGCCACCTCAATCCCGCGTTCGAGACGGCCCGCGAGCGGTTCCGCGACGGCGGCAACCCGCAGTTCATCAGCGCCGAGATAACCCAGGATTGGATTCGCCGGTTCGAGGACACATGGCGGACCGACCCCGACCTCTCCGGCGGCGGGAACCTCTACGACACCGGGAGCCACCTCATCGACGCCGTGCTGTGGACGACCGGGCTGACCCCCGCCTCGGTGTCGGCCGAGATGGTGTTCGCCGACGAGGAGTCGCGGGTCGACGAGCGCGCCATCCTCACCGTGGAGTTCGAGAACGGCGCCGACGCGACCATCTCGGTCCACAGCGACGCGCCCTGCGTGCGTGAGCACATCCACATCTGGGACGAGGAGGGTGCGGTGTACCTCGAAGGCCGCCAGTGGGAGGAGCGCGAGATGAGCGAGATACAGGCCGACAGCACCACGGTCATCCCCTTCATCGACCGCGACGACCAGCGCAACAAGGCCGAGACGTTCGTCGACTGCATCGAGCGCGGCGAGGAACCGCCGGCGACCGCCCGTGACGCCCTCGCCGTGACCGCGCTGACCGAGGCGGCCTACGAGTCGGCCCGGAGGGAAGAGCGGGTGCCGGTGGGACTCGACGAGTAG
- a CDS encoding CBS domain-containing protein translates to MDIFAARLMSSDVRTVTPETLVEEAAGTMLDEGIGSVVVVGDDGHLEGILTTTDFVRIVAERKPKDQTPVSEYMSTDLVTASAQDDIRDVADRMIEHSIHHMPVVDDEEGVIGIITTTDLAAYLSRVQTPSPS, encoded by the coding sequence ATGGACATTTTCGCCGCCCGTCTGATGTCGTCGGACGTCCGAACCGTCACCCCCGAGACGCTCGTGGAGGAAGCCGCCGGTACGATGCTCGACGAGGGTATCGGCTCGGTCGTCGTCGTGGGCGACGACGGCCACCTCGAAGGCATCCTGACCACCACCGACTTCGTCCGCATCGTCGCCGAGCGAAAGCCCAAGGACCAGACACCGGTTTCGGAGTACATGTCGACCGACCTCGTCACCGCGAGCGCCCAAGACGACATCCGGGACGTGGCCGACCGGATGATAGAGCACAGTATCCACCACATGCCGGTCGTGGACGACGAGGAGGGCGTCATCGGAATCATCACTACTACTGATTTGGCGGCGTACCTCTCGCGGGTCCAGACGCCGAGTCCGTCGTAA
- a CDS encoding alkaline phosphatase family protein translates to MSEGTQPDDGRVVIFGLDGVPPQLVDRGIATGRLPNFERMRAEGADGRTRSTVPPLSMIAWSSFATGRNPGNHGVYNFMLKEEGEYGTNFVNADTLREKSKTVWEYLDAEGKRSGVMNVMPGYPPSQTSGFHISDNITTPSTGSYAFPDELQADIEERVGEYDVDPYESYDDGTDEENLGELLDNFFEIERKRIEVAKLLVEEYPCEFYSLVFSGPDNVLHVLGHVLDEQHPKHDPEVASRHEDRPMQLLELYDELLGWTMERLDEEEDTLLVLSDHGHGPVYQTINLNSWLYNANYLDLEDRAWTRLKQFGYNYVYDAVEKAMSELNLFSKLKMGVARTSGDGSGPDLAELLTISRKDIEWSRTAAFTVASGGQIYINTDDHEEGAVSPDQYEAVREALREQLLAIEHPERGDRVIDSVLYGEDVYDDGYEGTRPDLVCMPAPGYQIQYPQTMKTERVFADPPKTGSHTSMNEMHGIFYGWGGPVKNDSGMTVDLTDFAPTALSLLDVPVPEEMDGDVRTDVISKDATYDHYDGKVETKRAVREVVSGIGAD, encoded by the coding sequence ATGAGCGAGGGAACGCAGCCGGACGACGGTCGGGTCGTCATCTTCGGTCTCGACGGCGTGCCGCCCCAACTGGTCGACCGCGGCATCGCGACCGGCCGACTCCCGAACTTCGAGCGAATGCGTGCCGAGGGCGCGGACGGCCGGACCCGCTCGACGGTGCCGCCGCTGTCGATGATCGCCTGGAGTTCGTTCGCCACGGGTCGCAACCCCGGCAATCACGGCGTCTACAACTTCATGCTCAAGGAGGAGGGCGAGTACGGCACCAACTTCGTCAACGCCGACACCCTCCGCGAGAAGTCCAAGACCGTCTGGGAATACCTCGACGCCGAGGGCAAGCGCTCGGGCGTGATGAACGTCATGCCGGGCTACCCGCCCTCGCAGACCAGCGGGTTCCACATCTCGGACAACATCACCACGCCCTCGACCGGGTCGTACGCCTTCCCCGACGAACTCCAGGCCGACATCGAGGAGCGGGTGGGCGAGTACGACGTCGACCCCTACGAGAGCTACGACGACGGCACCGACGAGGAGAACCTCGGCGAACTGCTCGACAACTTCTTCGAGATCGAGCGCAAGCGAATCGAGGTCGCGAAGCTCCTCGTCGAGGAGTACCCCTGCGAGTTCTACTCGCTGGTGTTCTCCGGCCCGGACAACGTCCTCCACGTGCTGGGCCACGTGCTCGACGAGCAACACCCCAAGCACGACCCCGAGGTCGCGTCGCGCCACGAGGACAGGCCGATGCAGTTGCTGGAGCTGTACGACGAACTGCTGGGGTGGACGATGGAGCGCCTCGACGAGGAAGAGGACACCCTGCTGGTGCTGTCGGACCACGGCCACGGCCCCGTCTACCAGACCATCAACCTCAACTCCTGGCTCTACAACGCGAACTACCTCGACCTCGAAGACCGGGCGTGGACGAGGCTCAAGCAGTTCGGCTACAACTACGTCTACGACGCGGTCGAGAAGGCGATGAGCGAACTCAACCTCTTCTCGAAGCTCAAGATGGGCGTCGCCCGCACCAGCGGCGACGGCTCCGGGCCGGACCTCGCGGAACTGCTGACCATCTCCCGCAAGGACATCGAGTGGAGCCGAACCGCGGCGTTCACGGTGGCCTCCGGCGGTCAAATCTACATCAACACCGACGACCACGAGGAGGGCGCGGTGTCGCCCGACCAGTACGAGGCCGTCCGGGAGGCCCTGCGCGAGCAACTACTCGCCATCGAGCACCCCGAGCGCGGCGACCGGGTCATCGACTCGGTGCTGTACGGCGAGGACGTCTACGACGACGGCTACGAGGGCACTCGCCCCGACCTCGTCTGCATGCCCGCGCCGGGCTACCAGATTCAGTACCCCCAGACGATGAAGACCGAGCGGGTGTTCGCCGACCCGCCCAAGACCGGGTCGCACACCTCGATGAACGAGATGCACGGCATCTTCTACGGCTGGGGCGGTCCCGTCAAGAACGACTCCGGGATGACGGTCGACCTCACCGACTTCGCGCCGACAGCGCTCTCGCTGCTCGACGTGCCGGTCCCCGAGGAGATGGACGGCGACGTCCGGACCGACGTAATCTCGAAGGACGCGACGTACGACCACTACGACGGGAAGGTCGAGACGAAGCGCGCGGTCCGCGAAGTCGTGAGCGGAATCGGCGCGGACTGA
- a CDS encoding glycosyltransferase family 2 protein, which produces MSLQVAEGGTSADAVADDHLDGRVVVGIPAYNEENGIGSTVLGVKKYADEVVVVDDGSTDRTAAILEEADVTVLSHERNRGKGAAVRTLFEHVQGVECDALVLIDADGQHAPADIPTLARPVVDGDADMVIGSRYLDTDDGDETPIYRRLGQQLLDYATSQVTGAELTDTQSGYRAFSPDALERISLTTDGMGVESEMIDSATTEGLEITERAIEARYEDLEGQTYNPIKHGLTVMLFLVRLARRRQPLTSQTKGR; this is translated from the coding sequence ATGAGCTTACAGGTTGCCGAGGGTGGGACGTCGGCCGACGCAGTCGCCGACGACCACCTCGACGGGCGGGTGGTCGTCGGCATTCCGGCCTACAACGAGGAGAACGGTATCGGAAGCACCGTGCTCGGCGTCAAGAAGTACGCCGACGAGGTCGTGGTGGTCGACGACGGTAGTACCGACCGGACGGCCGCCATCCTCGAGGAGGCCGACGTGACCGTCCTCAGCCACGAACGCAACCGCGGAAAGGGCGCCGCGGTTCGGACCCTCTTCGAGCACGTCCAGGGCGTCGAGTGCGACGCGCTGGTGCTCATCGACGCCGACGGCCAACACGCTCCCGCCGACATCCCGACGCTCGCGCGGCCGGTCGTCGACGGCGACGCCGACATGGTCATCGGGAGTCGGTACCTCGACACCGACGACGGCGACGAGACGCCCATCTACCGACGACTCGGCCAGCAGCTTCTCGACTACGCCACCTCGCAGGTGACCGGCGCCGAACTCACCGACACCCAGAGCGGCTACCGGGCGTTCTCCCCCGACGCGCTCGAACGCATCTCGCTCACGACCGACGGGATGGGCGTCGAGTCCGAGATGATAGATTCGGCCACCACAGAGGGGCTCGAGATCACCGAGCGCGCCATCGAGGCGCGCTACGAAGACCTCGAAGGACAGACGTACAACCCGATAAAGCACGGGCTGACCGTGATGCTGTTTCTGGTACGGCTCGCCAGACGACGCCAACCGCTGACCTCTCAGACCAAGGGACGATAA
- a CDS encoding glycosyltransferase, with the protein MNVLNLASNADARFFEQQTKTLETLDVDCSTIAPPGNHVGYEDSSRSPSDYAKFFPQVMRESTNGYDLVHANYGLTAPMALAQARLPVVLSLWGTDLMGEYGWLSKLCAKQCDAVIVMSDEMARELGEPCHVIPHGIDMDRFAPRPKDEARAEVEWDPDKRHVLFPYPPEQEVKDHPRARRVVDRASERVDADVELQTIYGVPHAKVATYMNAADALLLTSKREGSPNSVKEAMSCNLPVVSTDVGDVSDRLTDASPSYVGRTDDELVEGLVDILEEPRPSDGREAIQDISLARMGERIRGVYETVL; encoded by the coding sequence GTGAACGTGCTCAACCTCGCGTCGAACGCCGACGCGAGGTTCTTCGAACAGCAGACGAAGACCCTCGAAACGCTCGACGTGGACTGTTCGACCATCGCGCCACCGGGCAATCACGTCGGCTACGAGGATTCGAGTCGGTCGCCGAGCGACTACGCCAAGTTCTTCCCGCAGGTCATGCGGGAGTCGACGAACGGCTACGACCTGGTCCACGCCAACTACGGACTGACCGCGCCGATGGCGCTGGCGCAGGCCCGCCTGCCGGTCGTGCTCTCGCTGTGGGGGACCGACCTGATGGGCGAGTACGGCTGGCTCAGCAAGCTCTGCGCCAAGCAGTGCGACGCGGTCATCGTGATGTCCGACGAGATGGCCCGGGAACTCGGCGAACCCTGCCACGTCATCCCCCACGGCATCGACATGGATCGGTTCGCGCCCCGGCCCAAGGACGAGGCCCGCGCCGAGGTGGAGTGGGACCCCGACAAACGCCACGTCCTCTTCCCCTATCCCCCCGAACAGGAGGTCAAGGACCATCCGCGCGCACGGCGGGTGGTCGACCGCGCGAGCGAGCGCGTCGACGCCGACGTCGAACTCCAGACGATCTACGGCGTCCCCCACGCGAAGGTGGCGACCTACATGAACGCCGCCGACGCGCTGCTATTGACCTCCAAGCGCGAGGGGTCGCCCAACTCCGTCAAGGAGGCGATGAGCTGTAACCTCCCGGTGGTTTCGACCGACGTGGGCGACGTCAGCGACCGGCTGACCGACGCCTCGCCCTCCTACGTGGGCCGGACCGACGACGAACTCGTCGAGGGACTGGTCGACATCCTCGAGGAGCCGCGACCCTCGGACGGCCGGGAGGCGATTCAAGACATCAGCCTCGCCCGGATGGGCGAGCGCATCCGCGGGGTCTACGAGACGGTGCTGTAG
- a CDS encoding DUF354 domain-containing protein, with protein MKYLFFTNTPAQVHQYRHAVAALEERGHEVLVLARDYGCTKALLDYHELPYELYGRVETKKSSLARELPKHYLTIFAKTLRFSPDYIFGIGSFAALAGAVSRTPVVLVDDTALTRLDHTVSLPFINLIVTPHTFGRDLGEKHWEFRGFKECAYLHPDAYESATDIREKLGVADDEQYAILRFNAFGSHHDVGQGGFSPAKRRELVETLSEHATVFVSDEGGDMVVEETSAREFDLHPALLHDALAEADLLVADTQTMVTEAALLGTPAIRSNSFVGDDDMGNFVDLEQAGLVHNLAEFDEVLETADEVLADPEAADRWAERREEYLADKVNLTEVILDVAENVEHPERVESITRRGSKGGGRTLPFGTGTLRSDGGKR; from the coding sequence ATGAAGTACCTGTTCTTCACCAACACTCCCGCGCAGGTCCACCAGTATCGACACGCCGTCGCGGCACTCGAAGAGCGGGGCCACGAGGTCCTCGTTCTCGCCCGCGATTACGGCTGCACGAAGGCGCTTCTGGACTACCACGAACTCCCCTACGAACTGTACGGCCGGGTCGAAACCAAGAAATCCTCGCTCGCCCGCGAACTCCCCAAGCACTACCTCACCATCTTCGCCAAGACGCTCCGGTTCTCGCCCGACTACATCTTCGGCATCGGGTCGTTCGCGGCGCTGGCAGGCGCGGTGTCCCGGACCCCGGTCGTCCTCGTCGACGACACGGCGCTCACCCGCCTCGACCACACCGTCTCGCTGCCGTTCATCAACCTCATCGTCACCCCGCACACGTTCGGCCGCGACCTGGGCGAGAAACACTGGGAGTTCCGGGGGTTCAAGGAGTGCGCCTACCTCCACCCCGACGCCTACGAATCCGCGACCGACATCCGCGAGAAACTCGGCGTGGCCGACGACGAGCAGTACGCCATCCTCCGGTTCAACGCCTTCGGCTCCCACCACGACGTGGGCCAGGGCGGATTCTCGCCCGCGAAGCGCCGCGAACTGGTCGAAACCCTCTCGGAGCACGCCACGGTCTTCGTCTCCGACGAGGGCGGTGACATGGTGGTCGAGGAGACGTCGGCCAGGGAGTTCGACCTCCACCCCGCGCTGTTGCACGACGCGCTGGCGGAGGCCGACCTGCTGGTCGCCGACACCCAGACGATGGTGACGGAGGCCGCGCTGCTGGGGACGCCCGCGATTCGCTCGAACTCGTTCGTCGGCGACGACGACATGGGCAACTTCGTCGACCTGGAGCAGGCCGGACTGGTACACAACCTCGCCGAGTTCGACGAGGTGCTCGAAACCGCCGACGAGGTGCTGGCCGACCCCGAGGCGGCCGACCGCTGGGCGGAGCGCCGCGAAGAGTACCTCGCCGACAAGGTGAACCTCACCGAGGTCATCCTCGACGTGGCCGAGAACGTAGAGCACCCCGAGCGCGTCGAGTCGATCACCCGGCGCGGGTCGAAAGGCGGCGGCCGGACGCTCCCGTTCGGCACCGGAACGCTCAGAAGCGACGGCGGGAAACGATGA
- a CDS encoding PadR family transcriptional regulator, protein MHDLTGFQRDLLYVIAGRDEPHGLAIKEELENYYEKEIHHGRLYPNLDTLVEKGLVEKGQRDRRTNFYVLTDRGTREIQARRDWESGHLHEESSVSV, encoded by the coding sequence ATGCACGACCTGACTGGTTTCCAGCGGGATCTCCTGTACGTCATCGCCGGCAGGGACGAGCCTCACGGACTCGCGATCAAGGAGGAACTCGAAAACTACTACGAGAAGGAAATTCATCACGGCCGTCTGTATCCGAACCTCGACACGTTGGTCGAGAAGGGCCTGGTCGAGAAGGGCCAGCGCGACCGCCGGACCAACTTCTACGTGCTGACCGACCGCGGCACCCGCGAGATTCAGGCCCGCCGCGACTGGGAGAGCGGTCACCTCCACGAGGAATCCTCGGTTTCGGTCTGA